Proteins from a single region of Labedella gwakjiensis:
- a CDS encoding RNA polymerase sigma factor: MDVVGLRERIPLVVAVLVRRGADFASAEDAVQSALLRALEVWPQDPPRDPTGWLVTVAWRAFVDIVRSDTARAAREERVAAEPLPGDVPSHDETLRLYFLCSHPSLTPSSAIALTLRAVAGLTTRQIAEAYLVPETTMAQRISRAKQRIAAVRLDQPGDVGTVLGVLYLLFNEGYSGDVDLAAEAIRVSRQLVALADEPEVRGLLALMLLHHARRAARLTPSGRLVPLAEQDRSTWDTAMIAEGVAILQSALARDRLGPYQAQAAIAALHADARTAGETDWTQIVEWYDELLTLTPTAVVRLNRAVAVGEADGPRAGLAALSQVDPMVPRFAAVSAYLHERAGDRETAAVEYAEAARRATSEAERDHLSRAAARLRDR, from the coding sequence ATGGACGTCGTCGGTCTGCGCGAGCGGATCCCGCTCGTCGTCGCGGTGCTCGTGCGCCGCGGCGCCGACTTCGCCTCGGCGGAGGACGCCGTGCAGTCGGCTCTGCTGCGTGCCCTCGAGGTGTGGCCACAGGATCCGCCGCGCGACCCGACCGGGTGGCTCGTCACCGTGGCGTGGCGGGCGTTCGTCGACATCGTGCGCAGCGACACCGCTCGCGCGGCCCGCGAGGAGCGGGTGGCCGCGGAACCGCTTCCCGGTGACGTGCCGTCGCACGACGAGACGCTGCGCCTGTACTTCCTCTGCTCCCACCCCTCCCTGACCCCGAGCTCGGCGATCGCCCTCACCCTGCGGGCGGTCGCCGGGCTCACGACGAGGCAGATCGCCGAGGCGTATCTCGTGCCCGAGACGACGATGGCGCAGCGGATCAGCCGCGCCAAGCAGCGGATCGCCGCGGTGCGGCTCGACCAGCCGGGGGACGTGGGCACCGTGCTCGGTGTGCTCTACCTGCTCTTCAACGAGGGGTACTCGGGCGACGTCGATCTCGCCGCCGAGGCCATCCGCGTGAGCCGTCAGCTCGTCGCCCTCGCGGACGAGCCGGAGGTGCGTGGGCTCCTGGCGCTCATGCTCCTGCACCATGCCCGTCGGGCGGCGCGACTCACCCCATCGGGTCGGCTCGTGCCGCTCGCGGAGCAGGACCGCTCCACGTGGGACACCGCGATGATCGCGGAGGGTGTCGCGATCCTCCAGTCAGCGCTCGCCCGCGACCGGCTCGGTCCGTATCAGGCGCAAGCGGCGATCGCGGCCTTGCACGCCGACGCCCGCACCGCGGGCGAGACCGACTGGACGCAGATCGTGGAGTGGTACGACGAGCTCCTCACGCTCACCCCCACCGCCGTGGTGCGTCTCAACCGCGCCGTGGCCGTGGGGGAGGCGGACGGACCGCGCGCGGGGCTGGCCGCGCTCTCCCAGGTCGATCCGATGGTGCCGCGTTTCGCGGCCGTGTCCGCGTACCTGCACGAGCGGGCCGGGGATCGGGAGACCGCCGCCGTCGAGTACGCCGAGGCTGCGCGCCGCGCGACGTCGGAGGCCGAGCGTGACCACCTGAGCCGCGCCGCCGCCCGGTTACGCGACCGGTGA
- a CDS encoding ClpP family protease gives MTDSDSIPVFTPQLREQLRHRRVLVLDGALTDDNGTALAAGLLTLAADDPRSDIALWIHSPGGSVPSMLAIRDVMRLVPCDVSTLALGLACSAGQFLLSAGEPGKRFALPHARVLMHQGSAGIGGSAVEVEVQADDLRHMRDTVLGLIASDTDQPVERIFDDSLHDRWYTAAEARTYGFIDEIVGDFSQVMPDHRQPVGLGA, from the coding sequence ATGACCGATTCCGACAGCATCCCCGTGTTCACCCCGCAGCTGCGGGAGCAGTTGCGTCACCGCCGCGTCCTCGTGCTCGACGGCGCCCTCACCGACGACAACGGCACGGCCCTCGCGGCCGGGCTCCTCACCCTCGCGGCCGACGACCCCCGGAGCGACATCGCGCTGTGGATCCACTCGCCCGGCGGGTCCGTTCCGTCGATGCTCGCGATCCGCGACGTGATGAGGCTCGTCCCGTGCGACGTGTCCACCCTCGCGCTCGGGCTCGCATGCAGTGCCGGCCAGTTCCTCCTCTCCGCCGGAGAGCCCGGCAAGCGTTTCGCCCTCCCCCACGCCCGTGTCCTCATGCACCAGGGCTCGGCGGGCATCGGAGGTTCCGCCGTGGAGGTGGAAGTGCAGGCCGACGATCTGCGGCACATGCGCGACACCGTGCTCGGCCTCATCGCCTCCGACACCGACCAGCCGGTGGAGCGCATCTTCGACGACTCGCTCCACGACCGCTGGTACACCGCGGCGGAGGCGCGCACCTACGGCTTCATCGACGAGATCGTCGGCGACTTCTCGCAGGTGATGCCCGACCACCGCCAGCCCGTCGGACTGGGGGCGTGA
- a CDS encoding bifunctional phosphatase PAP2/diacylglycerol kinase family protein — MRVTRAADRGVLWFAIAAVLTVVGSRRAAIRGVASLTVASMLANLVGKRVFGGDRPILKDIPVGRRLAAQPTSPSFPSGHAASAAAFATGVALESPRTAAVVAPLAAGVAYSRVHVGAHWVSDVIGGAALGAGVALLGRLLLPVRPHDERGGPVDAIRVDLPALETGAGAVIFLNPGSGKSVVRADPEQIIRRRLPDADLRVLSGDDDLAALVDEVATRPQPPLVIGVCGGDGTVATVAHRARAHGIPLLGLPGGTFNHFVRATRIESIDDAIDALQAGSGVRADVAEVSFDDAEPITVMNAGSVGIYPDLVVEREKLESGLGKWAAGIVATWRVLRSSEPHDVVVNGEAMRVWSVFVGVDPNFSHTVAPMRRLRLEGGVLDVRVLHAKSRLHAIGSIAFGRKTSAILRTLRILPLREASTMFESDEVELRVVSTASRPAPFGRDGEAEEDLAHRDYTARLRIVPGGLTVYARPR; from the coding sequence ATGCGTGTGACGCGCGCCGCCGACCGCGGCGTCCTCTGGTTCGCGATCGCGGCAGTGCTCACCGTCGTGGGCAGTCGCCGGGCCGCGATCCGCGGCGTCGCCTCGCTCACGGTGGCCAGCATGCTCGCGAACCTCGTCGGAAAACGGGTGTTCGGTGGCGACAGGCCGATCCTGAAGGACATCCCCGTTGGCCGCCGGCTCGCGGCGCAACCGACGTCACCGTCGTTCCCGTCGGGTCACGCCGCGAGCGCGGCAGCCTTCGCCACGGGGGTCGCCCTCGAGTCGCCGCGGACGGCGGCCGTCGTCGCGCCGCTCGCGGCAGGGGTCGCGTACTCGCGCGTGCACGTCGGCGCCCACTGGGTGTCCGACGTGATCGGCGGTGCCGCCCTCGGCGCCGGAGTGGCCCTACTCGGTAGGCTCCTCCTCCCGGTGCGTCCGCACGACGAGCGCGGAGGACCGGTCGACGCGATCCGCGTCGACCTCCCCGCACTGGAGACCGGTGCAGGCGCCGTCATCTTCCTGAACCCGGGATCGGGGAAGAGCGTCGTGCGCGCCGACCCGGAGCAGATCATCCGCCGGCGACTGCCCGACGCCGACCTCCGCGTCCTGAGTGGCGACGACGACCTCGCGGCACTCGTCGACGAGGTCGCGACACGGCCGCAGCCGCCGCTCGTGATCGGGGTGTGCGGAGGCGACGGCACTGTGGCGACGGTCGCGCATCGTGCTCGGGCTCACGGGATCCCGCTCCTCGGTCTGCCCGGTGGAACCTTCAACCACTTCGTCCGGGCCACGCGCATCGAGTCGATCGACGACGCGATCGACGCCCTGCAGGCCGGCTCGGGCGTCCGAGCGGACGTCGCCGAGGTGTCCTTCGACGACGCCGAGCCCATCACGGTCATGAATGCGGGCTCCGTCGGCATCTACCCTGACCTCGTCGTGGAACGCGAGAAGCTCGAATCCGGTCTCGGCAAGTGGGCGGCAGGGATCGTCGCGACGTGGCGCGTACTCCGCTCCTCCGAGCCGCACGACGTGGTCGTGAACGGGGAGGCGATGCGGGTCTGGAGCGTCTTCGTGGGCGTCGACCCGAACTTCTCCCACACGGTCGCGCCGATGCGGCGGCTCCGTCTCGAGGGCGGGGTGCTCGACGTGCGCGTGCTGCATGCGAAGTCGCGGCTGCATGCGATCGGCTCGATCGCGTTCGGCCGGAAGACGAGCGCGATCCTCCGCACCCTGCGGATCCTGCCGCTCCGCGAGGCGTCCACGATGTTCGAGAGCGACGAGGTCGAGCTTCGGGTCGTGTCGACGGCGTCCCGCCCGGCACCGTTCGGTCGCGACGGCGAGGCGGAGGAGGACCTCGCGCACCGCGACTACACGGCGCGCCTGCGCATCGTCCCCGGAGGTCTCACGGTCTACGCCCGCCCGCGCTGA
- a CDS encoding cation diffusion facilitator family transporter, with product MNAPAAPGTPASPDSPAATERPSSSLAVVVAFVANVLVAIAKSAAAALTGSASMLAEAAHSWADAGNEIFLIVADRKAARPRDAAHPLGYGRESYVWSLFAAVGLFTAGAVVSVTHGVQELLEPEPASDFAIAYVVLAVAFVLEGASFAQSLVQIRRDARRLGRPAVDLALNGSNSTLRAVLAEDAAALIGLVLAATGILLHQVTGSAVYDAIGSILIGVLLGVVAIVLIGRNRRFLVGVVPPSDVRQRAGRALLALPDVDRVTYLHLEFIGPERLSLVAAVDLAGDDPESGVALRLRTLERSIEEIPAIGSAVLTLSVRDEPSLDF from the coding sequence ATGAACGCCCCAGCCGCCCCCGGTACGCCAGCGTCGCCCGACAGTCCCGCCGCGACGGAGCGCCCGTCGTCCTCCCTCGCCGTCGTCGTCGCGTTCGTCGCCAACGTCCTCGTCGCGATCGCGAAATCCGCGGCCGCGGCGCTCACGGGATCGGCGTCGATGCTCGCCGAGGCCGCGCACTCGTGGGCCGACGCCGGGAACGAGATCTTCCTCATCGTGGCCGACCGCAAAGCCGCGAGGCCGAGGGACGCGGCCCACCCGCTCGGCTACGGCCGGGAGTCCTACGTCTGGTCGCTGTTCGCCGCCGTCGGACTGTTCACGGCTGGAGCCGTCGTGTCCGTGACCCACGGCGTGCAGGAACTGCTGGAGCCGGAGCCCGCGAGCGACTTCGCCATCGCCTACGTCGTGCTCGCCGTGGCTTTCGTCCTCGAGGGGGCCTCCTTCGCGCAGTCGCTCGTTCAGATACGCCGCGACGCGCGGCGTCTCGGCCGGCCGGCCGTCGACCTCGCGCTCAACGGCTCCAACTCCACGCTGCGGGCGGTGCTCGCCGAGGACGCCGCAGCCCTCATCGGCCTCGTGCTCGCCGCTACGGGCATCCTCCTCCACCAGGTGACGGGCAGTGCCGTCTACGACGCCATCGGCTCGATCCTCATCGGGGTGCTCCTCGGCGTCGTCGCCATCGTGCTGATCGGTCGGAACCGACGCTTCCTCGTCGGCGTTGTGCCGCCGTCGGACGTGCGGCAGCGCGCCGGCCGCGCGCTCCTCGCTCTCCCCGACGTCGACCGGGTCACCTACCTGCACCTCGAGTTCATCGGGCCCGAGCGGCTGTCGCTCGTGGCCGCGGTCGACCTCGCCGGCGACGACCCCGAGAGCGGCGTCGCCCTCCGGCTGCGCACTCTCGAGCGGTCGATCGAGGAGATCCCGGCCATCGGCTCGGCCGTGCTCACCCTCAGCGTGCGCGACGAACCCTCCCTCGACTTCTGA
- a CDS encoding YciI family protein, which translates to MTKYLMLKHYRGPKDYVENLPPSEWAPGAWDAHVQYMDDFADRLRETGEFVSSTALAEDGVWVRFDGQGRPPVTDGPFAETKDLVAGWMMIDVDSYERALELAGELSAAPGAGGEPLREWLELRPVMEPAPTVAD; encoded by the coding sequence ATGACGAAATACCTGATGCTCAAGCACTACCGCGGACCGAAGGACTATGTCGAGAACCTGCCGCCGTCGGAGTGGGCACCGGGTGCGTGGGACGCCCACGTGCAGTACATGGACGACTTCGCCGACCGCTTGCGCGAGACCGGCGAGTTCGTGTCGAGCACCGCGCTGGCCGAGGACGGCGTCTGGGTGCGTTTCGACGGGCAGGGGAGACCGCCCGTCACCGACGGCCCGTTCGCCGAGACGAAGGACCTCGTCGCCGGCTGGATGATGATCGACGTGGACTCCTACGAGCGCGCGCTCGAGCTCGCCGGCGAGCTGTCCGCTGCGCCAGGAGCAGGAGGGGAACCCCTGCGCGAATGGCTCGAGCTGCGGCCCGTCATGGAGCCGGCACCGACCGTCGCGGACTGA
- a CDS encoding helix-turn-helix domain-containing protein: protein MRDIARLDDYRLDDYRPDDHRSRPEGNPDAPSAVPPRDASERKPTPAPEPLWREALGERLRAHRTDRGETLTQTADRAGVSPQYLSEMERGLKEPSSEMIAAVAGALGLSLLDLVGDVARHLVASTGRATSSAPQLLATAA, encoded by the coding sequence ATGCGCGACATCGCCAGACTCGATGACTACAGGCTCGACGACTACAGACCCGACGACCATCGGAGCCGCCCAGAGGGCAATCCGGACGCCCCTTCCGCAGTGCCGCCCCGTGACGCATCGGAGCGGAAGCCGACCCCGGCACCGGAACCGCTCTGGCGGGAGGCACTCGGCGAGCGTCTCCGGGCCCACCGCACCGATCGTGGCGAGACCCTCACCCAGACGGCCGATCGCGCGGGCGTCTCGCCCCAGTACCTCTCCGAGATGGAGCGAGGACTCAAGGAACCGTCGAGCGAGATGATCGCGGCCGTCGCCGGCGCGCTCGGGCTCTCCCTGCTCGACCTGGTCGGTGACGTCGCCCGGCACCTCGTCGCATCGACGGGCCGGGCGACATCGTCCGCCCCTCAGCTCCTCGCGACGGCAGCCTGA
- a CDS encoding LysR family transcriptional regulator, protein MDMNLEQLRSFAEVAKLGNFTRAAESLHLAQPSLSRQISALEQDLGAELFHRARAGSSLTTAGESLLPLARRMLADADTVRRELDELAGLRRGRVRLGATPTLCISLVAEVLNAFHAAHPAIELHLSEHGSRRLLDELAAGELDIALVTTSDVASAAHATLTPLLVEELVVISSAGSPPVTSSGSVTLDEVAGLPQIVFSSSYDLRGATDAAFREAQLMPDVVLEGAEMDAVLRFVERGLGVAIVPAMVLIDRPGLRGARLNGSALTRTISLARPSDVAPTAAVSVMRRTISHTATAFAARAGETMRPAAV, encoded by the coding sequence ATGGACATGAACCTCGAGCAGCTGAGGAGTTTCGCCGAGGTCGCGAAGCTCGGCAACTTCACCCGCGCCGCTGAGAGCCTCCACCTCGCGCAGCCGTCGCTGAGTCGGCAGATCTCCGCCCTCGAGCAGGACCTGGGGGCCGAGCTCTTCCATCGAGCGCGGGCGGGCAGCTCCCTCACCACCGCGGGGGAGTCCCTGCTCCCTCTCGCGCGACGCATGCTCGCCGACGCCGACACGGTTCGTCGTGAGCTCGACGAGCTCGCGGGACTCCGGCGCGGACGGGTGAGGCTCGGCGCCACGCCGACCCTGTGCATCAGCCTCGTCGCCGAGGTGCTGAACGCCTTCCACGCCGCCCACCCGGCGATCGAGCTCCATCTGTCCGAGCACGGTTCCCGTCGTCTGCTCGATGAGCTCGCCGCGGGTGAGCTCGACATCGCTCTCGTGACCACGTCGGACGTCGCCTCCGCCGCGCACGCGACGCTCACCCCGCTCCTCGTCGAGGAGCTCGTCGTCATCTCATCAGCCGGTTCGCCTCCCGTCACCTCGAGCGGCTCCGTGACGCTCGACGAGGTGGCCGGGCTGCCCCAGATCGTCTTCAGCAGCTCCTACGACCTCCGCGGTGCCACGGACGCGGCGTTCCGGGAGGCGCAGCTCATGCCGGACGTCGTGCTGGAGGGAGCGGAGATGGATGCCGTCCTGCGTTTCGTCGAGCGGGGTCTCGGCGTGGCGATCGTGCCGGCGATGGTGCTGATCGACCGACCGGGACTGCGCGGCGCTCGACTGAACGGATCCGCGCTCACCCGCACGATCAGCCTCGCGCGCCCGTCGGACGTCGCGCCGACCGCAGCGGTCTCCGTCATGCGGCGCACCATCAGCCACACGGCGACGGCCTTCGCCGCGCGCGCTGGCGAGACGATGCGCCCGGCCGCGGTCTGA
- a CDS encoding sensor histidine kinase: MRRRFLSAARFSSVRARATIAATAVVAVALVIGSIVFVGLLSRSVVDNVAAVAEQDVAEYTRLLEAGDATDLSDDDDDRVVCLLSADGAYIDGDASCGAPRTAAILLDVALEPDSDAIAVTILGDRYVAAADDDVSVDSVVSTTGRGDDDDDDDGDSDDDASDDAVLVVALPLDEADDAVATAGALLAVAVPLLVVFVAVVTSVVVGRALRPVERIRRRVEGIGASDLSQRVPEPATADEIQALAQTMNAMLDRLDASQRSQRRFVSDASHELRSPLAVLRQYAEVAEAHPDRVPTAALASTVRSEGARMQDIVESLLLLTRLDERGRSERAEPVDLDDVLLQEVRRVRATGSVDVDASGIAPARVSGDPALLGRAVRNVVDNAVRHAQGRIALSVRTEGAWCIVSVDDDGTGIPPEERERVFERFVRLDEGRSRDAGGSGLGLAIVRHIATVSGGTAGAEESPLGGARLTIVLPASSD; this comes from the coding sequence GTGCGCCGCCGCTTCCTCTCCGCTGCCCGCTTCTCGTCGGTCCGCGCTCGGGCGACGATCGCCGCCACGGCCGTCGTCGCTGTCGCGCTCGTGATCGGCTCGATCGTGTTCGTCGGGCTGCTCAGCCGATCCGTCGTCGACAACGTCGCCGCCGTCGCCGAGCAGGACGTCGCGGAATACACGCGCCTCCTCGAAGCCGGCGACGCGACCGATCTCTCCGATGACGACGACGACCGCGTCGTGTGTCTGCTCTCGGCCGACGGTGCGTACATCGACGGCGACGCGTCCTGCGGCGCCCCGCGGACCGCCGCCATTCTTCTGGACGTCGCACTCGAACCGGACTCGGACGCCATCGCCGTGACGATCCTCGGCGATCGATACGTGGCGGCGGCGGACGACGACGTGTCCGTCGACTCGGTCGTGAGCACGACCGGCCGCGGTGACGACGATGATGACGATGATGGGGACTCCGACGACGACGCGTCGGACGACGCCGTCCTCGTGGTCGCGCTGCCCCTCGACGAAGCGGACGACGCCGTCGCGACGGCCGGAGCCCTGCTCGCCGTGGCCGTGCCGCTCCTCGTGGTGTTCGTCGCCGTCGTGACCTCGGTCGTCGTGGGCCGTGCGCTGCGCCCCGTCGAGCGCATCCGGCGCCGCGTCGAGGGCATCGGCGCGTCCGACCTCTCCCAGCGGGTCCCCGAGCCGGCCACGGCCGACGAGATCCAGGCGCTCGCCCAGACGATGAACGCGATGCTCGACCGTCTCGACGCGTCCCAACGCTCGCAACGTCGGTTCGTGTCCGACGCCTCCCACGAGCTGCGCTCCCCGCTCGCCGTGCTCCGCCAGTACGCCGAGGTGGCCGAAGCCCACCCCGACCGGGTGCCGACGGCGGCCCTCGCCTCGACCGTCCGCTCCGAGGGGGCGCGGATGCAGGACATCGTCGAGTCGCTGCTGCTCCTCACCCGGCTCGACGAGCGCGGCCGCTCCGAGCGCGCCGAGCCCGTCGACCTCGACGACGTCCTCCTGCAGGAGGTACGCCGCGTGCGAGCCACCGGCTCGGTCGACGTGGACGCGTCCGGCATCGCCCCGGCACGCGTCTCGGGCGATCCGGCGCTTCTCGGCAGGGCCGTGCGCAACGTCGTCGACAACGCCGTGCGTCACGCCCAGGGGCGCATCGCCCTCTCCGTCCGGACCGAGGGCGCGTGGTGCATCGTCTCCGTGGACGACGACGGGACGGGCATCCCACCGGAGGAGCGCGAGCGCGTGTTCGAGCGCTTCGTGCGGCTCGACGAGGGCCGCAGCCGCGATGCGGGCGGGAGCGGGCTCGGTCTCGCGATCGTGCGCCACATCGCGACGGTCTCGGGCGGCACCGCCGGCGCGGAGGAATCGCCCCTCGGCGGAGCACGGCTCACGATCGTGCTGCCGGCCTCCTCCGACTGA
- a CDS encoding ClpP family protease, translating into MSGYTIPNVIAQHPRGERIMDVYSHLLTERIVYLGTGIDAGVANVLIAQLLHLEADAPGREINMYINCEGGDMTSMLAVYDTMQYIEAPVATTCVGQAIAAGAVLLAAGAPGRRSLLPHTRVVLHQPAVRSQGTIPDLILQADELVRIRSELETVLASHTGRSVETLRADTDRDRVFTPEAAVAYGLADHVLTRAGRVGRAEDQAAVARS; encoded by the coding sequence GTGAGCGGCTACACGATCCCGAACGTCATCGCGCAGCACCCGCGCGGCGAGCGCATCATGGACGTCTACTCACACCTGCTCACCGAGAGGATCGTCTACCTCGGCACGGGTATCGATGCGGGCGTCGCGAACGTGCTCATCGCCCAGCTCCTGCACCTCGAGGCGGATGCCCCCGGGCGCGAGATCAACATGTACATCAATTGCGAGGGCGGGGACATGACGTCGATGCTCGCCGTCTACGACACGATGCAGTACATCGAGGCCCCCGTGGCCACGACGTGCGTCGGGCAGGCCATCGCGGCCGGCGCCGTGCTCCTCGCCGCCGGAGCGCCGGGCCGCCGTTCCCTGCTCCCTCACACGCGCGTCGTGCTGCACCAGCCGGCGGTGCGCAGCCAGGGCACGATCCCGGACCTGATCCTGCAGGCCGACGAGCTCGTCCGGATCAGATCGGAACTCGAGACGGTGCTCGCGTCGCACACGGGTCGTTCCGTGGAGACGCTTCGAGCCGACACCGATCGTGATCGGGTGTTCACGCCGGAGGCGGCCGTTGCGTACGGGCTGGCCGACCACGTCCTGACCCGCGCAGGTCGGGTCGGCCGCGCGGAGGATCAGGCTGCCGTCGCGAGGAGCTGA
- a CDS encoding response regulator transcription factor: MRVLVVDDERRLAEGLRLGLEAEGFAVDTADNGIDGLWFARENSYDAIVLDIMMPGMSGYRVCQTLREEENWTPVIMLTAKDGDWDQIEALDTGADDYLTKPFSFAVLVARIRALVRRGVRDRPTVLEAGDLRLDPASRRTWRGDTEIELTSREFAVFEYLMRRRGEVVTKRDVLGNVWDDDFEGDPNIVEVYVRHLRNKVDRPFDRAAIETVRGSGYRLDAHGG, translated from the coding sequence GTGCGCGTACTCGTCGTGGACGACGAACGACGGCTCGCCGAGGGGCTCCGGCTGGGTCTCGAGGCCGAGGGCTTCGCCGTCGACACCGCCGACAACGGCATCGACGGGCTCTGGTTCGCCCGCGAGAACAGCTACGACGCGATCGTGCTCGACATCATGATGCCCGGCATGTCCGGCTACCGCGTGTGCCAGACCCTCCGCGAGGAGGAGAACTGGACGCCCGTCATCATGCTCACCGCGAAGGACGGCGACTGGGACCAGATCGAGGCGCTCGACACCGGTGCGGACGACTACCTCACGAAGCCGTTCTCCTTCGCGGTCCTCGTGGCGCGCATCCGCGCCCTCGTGCGCCGAGGAGTTCGCGACCGGCCCACCGTGCTCGAGGCCGGAGACCTGCGCCTCGACCCGGCCTCCCGTCGGACGTGGCGTGGAGACACGGAGATCGAGCTGACGAGCCGCGAGTTCGCCGTGTTCGAGTACCTCATGCGCCGGCGCGGCGAGGTCGTGACGAAGCGCGACGTCCTCGGGAACGTGTGGGACGACGACTTCGAGGGCGACCCGAACATCGTCGAGGTGTACGTGCGGCACCTCCGCAACAAGGTCGACCGGCCCTTCGACCGCGCCGCCATCGAGACCGTTCGGGGGTCCGGCTATCGGCTCGACGCCCACGGGGGCTGA
- a CDS encoding PepSY domain-containing protein, which translates to MNTNPDLPENRPQDSSAEAASSPAAPADHNTPVGQPAPTAATAPTEQVAPAASTATETTAATKPRRRIGKRTWIIGGAVAGLLVLGGAGFAIADELNDGSDTLDDATRDRVAAAATAYTGGGELIDAERDDDGGYDAEVRFENGTEVDLDLDENLAVISSDTDRTDDDGDRNGDDGDDVSDDQGTGSGSGASTAPTAGTGDDARVDDDTPLTADETTAATEAALAETGEGEVVDIDRSDDRDHAFEVEVRLTDGSEVEVDLDADFGVVRTSPSD; encoded by the coding sequence ATGAACACGAACCCCGACCTCCCCGAGAACCGCCCGCAGGACTCCTCCGCCGAGGCGGCGTCCTCCCCCGCCGCACCGGCCGACCACAACACTCCCGTCGGCCAGCCGGCCCCCACTGCCGCCACGGCGCCGACCGAGCAGGTCGCCCCCGCAGCGTCCACGGCGACGGAGACCACGGCTGCGACGAAGCCTCGTCGCCGCATCGGCAAGCGCACCTGGATCATCGGTGGCGCCGTCGCCGGCTTGCTCGTCCTCGGCGGCGCCGGCTTCGCGATCGCCGACGAGTTGAACGACGGCTCCGACACCCTCGACGACGCCACGCGCGACCGCGTCGCGGCGGCCGCCACCGCCTACACGGGTGGCGGCGAGCTCATCGACGCCGAGCGCGACGACGACGGCGGCTACGACGCCGAGGTGCGCTTCGAGAACGGGACGGAGGTCGACCTCGACCTCGACGAGAACCTCGCGGTCATCTCGAGCGACACCGACCGGACGGACGATGACGGGGACCGGAACGGCGACGACGGCGATGACGTCTCCGACGACCAGGGCACGGGCTCCGGCTCCGGTGCCTCGACCGCGCCGACGGCCGGCACGGGTGACGACGCTCGTGTCGACGACGACACCCCGCTCACAGCTGACGAGACGACCGCGGCCACCGAGGCTGCGCTCGCGGAGACCGGCGAGGGCGAGGTCGTGGACATCGACCGGAGCGACGACCGCGACCACGCCTTCGAGGTGGAGGTGCGACTGACCGACGGCAGCGAGGTCGAGGTGGACCTCGACGCCGACTTCGGCGTCGTCCGCACGTCCCCCTCCGACTGA
- a CDS encoding GNAT family N-acetyltransferase, producing MHSPDVSVQLDSPAAQDVRVLLDEHLADMFATSPAESVHALDHTALADPSVTFWSARDADGVLLGCGALADLDDGTGEVKSMRTTAAARGRGVAATLVARIVAEARSRGYSHLRLETGSEDFFAPARRLYVRAGFVERGPFGSYVDDPLSVFMELDLRSASPVA from the coding sequence ATGCACAGCCCTGACGTCTCGGTCCAGCTCGACAGTCCCGCAGCCCAGGACGTGCGCGTGCTGCTCGACGAGCACCTCGCGGACATGTTCGCGACGTCCCCGGCGGAGAGCGTGCACGCGCTCGACCACACCGCGCTCGCCGACCCGTCCGTCACGTTCTGGTCCGCGCGAGACGCGGACGGAGTCCTCCTGGGCTGCGGCGCCCTCGCGGACCTCGACGACGGGACGGGCGAGGTGAAGTCGATGCGCACGACGGCCGCAGCGCGGGGTCGAGGCGTCGCCGCGACCCTCGTCGCACGAATCGTCGCGGAAGCCCGCTCGCGGGGCTACTCCCACCTGCGGCTCGAGACGGGCTCTGAGGACTTCTTCGCGCCGGCCCGGCGCCTCTACGTTCGTGCCGGCTTCGTCGAGCGGGGGCCGTTCGGCTCCTATGTGGACGACCCGCTCAGCGTCTTCATGGAGCTCGACCTGCGCTCGGCGTCACCGGTCGCGTAA